The following proteins are encoded in a genomic region of Bacteroidota bacterium:
- the asnB gene encoding asparagine synthase (glutamine-hydrolyzing), which produces MCAIFGEFLPNFKLTPKGEFIQLNNLAAKRGPDSDGYWCDGRMCSLGFRRLAIIDLSEAGNQPMHSHKNDWVMVFNGEIYNHLELRAQLPANKYTFKSHSDTETILCCIDEYGFEKAIEKLDGMFGIAAFHTPSEKLYLARDFAGIKPVFYGFKNNNVVFASQYDQVALHPLIKGASYDKEVLKTYLKWHYVPAPLGLHQGTHQLRPGEIIIFDKGGIVSKKIYWEFPNHIESTIDNKKEALEIINESLKQAVSDEMLSDVPLGAFLSGGIDSPLIVSYASKKTTGTLKTFSIGSDSKKHDESEDARYYAEKFKTEFLLDMMDSDKAAIYLEQVMQGIKEPLADFSVIPTWLVCNHARKQVTVALSGDGGDELFYGYERFWSLLKNRKFNFIPKKLRYMAYATDKMFTNNKNINSNFLFDTMAEAHAHLHSRFHTTDIDNIFPELKNTNFSPLFDAYNYDDKGSEKELLLRMAKAEFYGMMQKTLAKVDRMSMENSLEVRVPFLKKSFIEKALTIDPYLSCKDQKKKELLKTLLRNKTGHTPHDKFKRGFSVPLDKWLREQLKQPVYDTLLSDNFISTFDIDKEKLQNILNVHKSKKADLKWPIFTLYALAMSHAKIN; this is translated from the coding sequence ATGTGTGCAATCTTCGGGGAGTTTCTTCCCAACTTCAAACTTACGCCAAAAGGAGAATTTATTCAGTTAAATAATCTGGCAGCAAAACGTGGCCCCGACTCCGATGGTTATTGGTGTGACGGGCGAATGTGCAGTCTCGGTTTTAGACGCTTAGCAATTATAGATTTAAGCGAAGCCGGCAATCAGCCGATGCACAGCCATAAGAATGATTGGGTAATGGTATTCAATGGCGAAATATATAATCATTTAGAATTGCGAGCACAGCTTCCTGCGAATAAATACACCTTCAAATCTCACAGTGATACAGAAACTATTTTATGCTGTATTGATGAATATGGATTTGAAAAAGCTATTGAAAAATTGGATGGCATGTTTGGAATTGCTGCTTTTCATACACCTTCAGAAAAACTATATTTGGCCCGAGATTTTGCAGGAATAAAACCTGTGTTTTATGGGTTCAAAAATAACAATGTGGTTTTTGCCAGTCAATACGACCAAGTAGCTTTGCACCCACTTATTAAGGGTGCTTCTTACGATAAAGAAGTATTAAAGACTTATCTTAAATGGCACTATGTTCCTGCACCATTGGGCTTGCACCAAGGTACGCATCAGTTAAGGCCGGGTGAGATTATTATATTTGATAAAGGTGGTATTGTTTCGAAGAAAATATATTGGGAATTTCCTAACCATATAGAATCAACTATTGATAATAAAAAAGAAGCATTGGAGATTATTAATGAATCTTTAAAGCAAGCTGTTAGTGATGAAATGCTGAGCGATGTACCACTCGGGGCCTTCCTTTCAGGTGGTATTGATTCGCCACTTATTGTAAGCTATGCAAGTAAGAAAACTACTGGAACCTTAAAGACTTTTTCTATAGGAAGCGATAGCAAAAAGCATGATGAGAGTGAGGATGCTCGCTATTATGCAGAAAAATTCAAGACTGAGTTTTTGCTGGATATGATGGACTCCGACAAGGCAGCTATATATTTAGAACAGGTGATGCAAGGCATTAAAGAACCTCTTGCAGATTTTTCGGTAATACCTACTTGGCTAGTATGTAACCATGCCCGTAAGCAGGTAACAGTAGCCCTCTCGGGCGATGGCGGAGATGAACTTTTTTATGGTTATGAAAGATTTTGGTCGTTGCTGAAAAACCGCAAATTCAATTTCATTCCCAAAAAATTGCGGTATATGGCTTATGCTACTGATAAAATGTTTACCAACAATAAAAATATCAATAGCAATTTCCTATTCGATACGATGGCAGAAGCTCATGCACATTTGCATAGCCGTTTCCATACAACCGATATTGATAATATATTTCCCGAACTTAAAAACACCAACTTCTCTCCCCTATTCGATGCTTATAACTATGATGACAAAGGGAGTGAAAAAGAATTGCTTTTGCGGATGGCGAAGGCTGAATTTTATGGGATGATGCAAAAGACTTTAGCCAAGGTGGACCGCATGAGCATGGAGAATTCTTTGGAAGTACGTGTTCCATTTTTAAAGAAAAGTTTTATAGAAAAAGCTTTGACTATCGACCCCTATTTGAGCTGCAAAGACCAAAAGAAAAAAGAATTATTGAAAACATTATTGAGAAATAAAACGGGGCATACGCCTCACGATAAGTTTAAACGTGGTTTCTCCGTGCCTTTAGACAAATGGCTGCGTGAGCAATTAAAACAACCCGTGTATGACACTTTGTTGTCGGATAATTTTATTTCCACATTTGATATAGACAAAGAAAAACTACAGAATATATTGAACGTACACAAATCGAAAAAAGCAGATTTGAAATGGCCTATATTTACTTTGTATGCACTGGCTATGAGTCATGCCAAAATAAATTGA
- a CDS encoding helix-hairpin-helix domain-containing protein — translation MPKISSDSIADQLKLYSQLMDLHGKDPFKVKSYAGASYRIDKLATDLSELDISALEKVEGVGKSLASKINEINQTGSFKDLQDLHAATPVGVMDMLNIKGIGPKKVRQIWQELGIESVGELLYACNENRLSQHKGFGEKTQQTIIEGINFIASNTGKLHYVTAEQVANEIQALLEQTNAFETITISGQVRRKCDVVELFEWVCIANEEYLSEYLQELPQLEVEDEQDAYIQFNILGSYPAIIYKCADYNYERILFETTATPEHLNKIGYTSLADKEVDETTVYSNLNLPYIIPEMREGELEIELTKKGGKIIELSDLKGILHNHSTYSDGKHSLREMALYCKELGYEYFGICDHSRTAVYAKGLEIERVQQQHIEIDQLNKELAPFKIFKGIESDILGDGSLDYNNDVLATFDFIVASVHQNLKMNEEKANMRLLKAIENPYTNILGHPTGRLLLSRPGYPIDHKLIIDACAANGVAIELNAHPYRLDIDWRWLYYCMEKSVPVSINPDAHKKEGLHDMQYGVNSARKGGLTKDFTLNALGREELEKYFKGKHQI, via the coding sequence GTGCCAAAGATTTCAAGCGATTCCATAGCCGACCAACTGAAACTATATAGTCAGTTGATGGACCTGCATGGCAAAGATCCATTCAAAGTAAAAAGCTATGCAGGTGCTTCTTATCGTATTGATAAGCTCGCTACAGATTTATCTGAATTGGATATTTCTGCATTGGAAAAAGTAGAAGGTGTAGGGAAAAGCTTGGCTTCAAAAATTAATGAAATAAATCAAACAGGTTCTTTCAAAGACCTTCAAGACCTACATGCAGCAACGCCTGTAGGTGTGATGGATATGCTCAATATAAAAGGTATTGGCCCTAAAAAAGTAAGACAGATTTGGCAAGAACTGGGCATAGAATCTGTCGGCGAGCTATTATATGCTTGTAATGAAAATAGACTTTCGCAGCACAAAGGATTTGGTGAAAAAACACAGCAAACTATTATAGAAGGAATTAATTTCATTGCGAGCAATACGGGCAAACTTCATTATGTAACTGCCGAGCAAGTTGCGAATGAAATACAAGCATTATTAGAACAAACAAATGCGTTTGAAACTATAACAATATCTGGCCAAGTTCGCCGCAAATGTGATGTAGTGGAATTATTTGAATGGGTTTGTATTGCTAATGAAGAATATCTTTCAGAGTATTTGCAAGAGCTGCCACAACTGGAAGTTGAAGACGAACAAGATGCCTATATACAATTTAATATATTGGGCTCCTACCCTGCTATTATATATAAATGTGCAGATTATAATTACGAACGAATACTATTTGAAACCACTGCCACGCCTGAGCATTTAAACAAAATAGGATATACTTCGCTTGCCGATAAAGAAGTGGACGAGACAACTGTATATAGTAATCTGAATCTGCCTTATATCATTCCAGAAATGCGTGAAGGTGAACTTGAAATTGAGTTAACTAAAAAAGGCGGAAAAATTATAGAGCTAAGCGACTTAAAAGGGATTTTGCACAATCACAGCACTTATAGCGATGGCAAGCATTCGCTTAGGGAAATGGCATTATATTGCAAAGAACTGGGCTATGAATACTTCGGTATATGCGACCATAGCCGAACAGCAGTTTATGCTAAAGGATTAGAGATAGAACGTGTGCAACAACAACATATAGAAATTGATCAATTGAACAAGGAGCTGGCACCGTTTAAAATATTTAAAGGGATAGAAAGTGATATATTGGGCGATGGTTCATTGGATTATAATAATGATGTGTTAGCTACCTTCGATTTTATTGTAGCCTCAGTGCATCAAAATTTAAAAATGAATGAGGAAAAAGCAAATATGCGTTTGCTTAAAGCCATCGAAAATCCTTATACAAATATTTTAGGTCACCCTACCGGAAGGTTACTTTTGTCACGCCCAGGGTATCCAATCGACCATAAATTGATTATAGATGCATGTGCTGCTAATGGTGTCGCAATAGAGCTTAATGCTCACCCCTACAGACTTGACATAGATTGGCGATGGCTTTATTACTGTATGGAGAAGTCTGTTCCAGTTAGTATCAATCCCGATGCCCATAAAAAAGAAGGATTACATGATATGCAGTACGGTGTGAACTCAGCTCGTAAAGGAGGCTTAACAAAAGACTTCACTTTGAACGCACTTGGCAGAGAAGAATTGGAAAAATATTTTAAAGGCAAACATCAAATTTAA